The Saccopteryx leptura isolate mSacLep1 chromosome 2, mSacLep1_pri_phased_curated, whole genome shotgun sequence genome has a window encoding:
- the SREBF1 gene encoding sterol regulatory element-binding protein 1 isoform X5, which produces MDEPPFPEAALEQALAEPCELDVALLTDIEDMLQLINNQDSDFPGLFDPPYAGGGAGGTDPTSPEAGSPGSSLSLPRATLSSPLEGLLGAPKAVPPLLSPPQPAPTLKMYPSGPAFSPGPGIKEEPVPLTALRSPSPQPLPGALLPPGFPAPAAPQFSSAPVLAYPSPSGSLSTGSPPGSTPQPLPGPAGVPPLSLQTQVQSAASHQLLTATATTTVAPGTTTVTSQIQQVPVLLQPHFIKADSLLLTTVKTDLGAPVKAAGVGSLAPGTAVQTGPLQTLVSGGTILATVPLVVDTDKLPINRLVASGKAPGSSQSRGEKRTAHNAIEKRYRSSINDKIIELKDLVVGTEAKLNKSAVLRKAIDYIHFLQQSNQKLKQENSSLRSAAHKSRSSIGFARTPALLLSPPVESPKDLVSACGSRGHSDVPMEGIKPEVVDTLSPPPSDAGSPSQSSPLSLGSRSGGSGSDSEPDSPVFEDSQVKPEQLPSPQSRGMLDRSRLALCALVFLCLSCNPLASLLGGWGLPGPSDATSVHQGSGRSMLGAEDRGRTGHHGYLWQRDGPGWAPRLLPPLVWLTNGLLVLVSLALLFVYGEPVTRPHSGPAVHFWRHRKQADLDLARGDFAQAAQQLWLALRALGRPLPTCHLDLACSLLWNLIRLLLQRLWVGRWLASRAGGLQRDCALRADAHTSARDAALVYHKLHQLHATGKYAGGHLTAAHLALSALNLAECAGDAVSVATMAEIYAAAALMVKTSLPRAFRFLMRCFLSSARQACLAQSGSAPLTMQWLCHPVGHRFFVDGDWTVGSPPRVSLYSSAGNPVDPLAQVTQIFREHLLEQALNCVAKPSPSPASADGDREFSDALGYLQLLNSCSEAAGAPACSFSVSSSTATTTGTDPVAKWWASLMAVVTHWLRRDEEAAERLYPLVEHLPRALQESERPLPRAALHAFRAARALLGRGKAESGPASLAVCEKASGYLQDSLTTPAGSSIDKAVQLLLCDLLLVARTSLWLRQQPSAPAQAAQNSGSGAQASALELRGFQRDLSGLRRLAQSFQPAMRRVFLHEATARLMAGASPTRTQQLLDRSLRKRAGHYGKGGALAELESRPTRREHAEALLLASCYLPPCFLSLPGQRVGMLAEAERMLEKLGDRRLLHDCQQMLLRLGGGTTVTNS; this is translated from the exons aCATGCTTCAGCTCATCAACAACCAAGACAGTGACTTCCCGGGGCTGTTCGACCCACCTTATGCTGGGGGTGGAGCAGGGGGCACTGACCCCACCAGTCCGGAAGCCGGCTCCCCGGGCAGCAGCCTGTCTTTACCTCGTGCCACTCTGAGCTCCCCGCTGGAAGGCCTTCTGGGGGCACCCAAGGCAGTACCCCCACTGTTGTCCCCTCCCCAGCCTGCGCCCACATTGAAGATGTACCCATCTGGGCCTGCCTTCTCCCCTGGACCTGGTATCAAGGAAGAGCCCGTGCCACTGACCGCCTTGCGGTCCCCCAGCCCGCAGCCCCTGCCGGGGGCCCTCCTGCCCCCGGGCTTCCCTGCGCCAGCCGCCCCGCAGTTTAGCTCTGCCCCCGTGTTGGCCTATCCCAGCCCTTCTGGAAGCCTTTCCACAG GGTCCCCTCCAGGGAGCACCCCACAGCCGCTGCCTGGCCCGGCAGGGGTCCCGCCCCTCTCCTTGCAGACCCAGGTTCAGAGTGCAGCCTCCCATCAACTGCTGAcagccaccgccaccaccacagTGGCCCCTGGAACGACCACTGTGACCTCGCAGATCCAGCAGGTCCCG GTCCTGCTGCAGCCTCACTTCATCAAAGCCGACTCGCTGCTCCTGACAACCGTGAAGACAGACTTGGGGGCCCCGGTGAAGGCGGCGGGGGTCGGCTCCCTGGCCCCTGGCACAGCTGTGCAGACTGGGCCCTTGCAG ACCCTGGTGAGCGGCGGAACCATCCTGGCGACCGTGCCGTTGGTAGTGGACACCGACAAGCTGCCCATCAATCGCCTGGTGGCCAGTGGAAAGGCCCCGGGCTCGTCCCAGAGCCGTGGCGAGAAGCGCACAGCCCACAATGCCATTGAGAAGCGCTATCGCTCCTCCATCAACGACAAGATCATCGAGCTCAAGGACCTGGTGGTGGGCACGGAGGCGAAG CTGAATAAATCTGCTGTCCTGCGCAAGGCCATCGACTACATCCACTTTCTGCAACAGAGTAACCAGAAACTCAAGCAGGAGAACTCGAGTCTGCGCAGTGCTGCCCACAAGAGCA ggtCTTCAATCGGTTTCGCCCGAACTCCAGCCCTGCTCCTTTCCCCACCTGTAGAATCTCCGAAGGACCTGGTGTCAGCTTGTGGCAGTAGAGGACACTCGGACGTGCCCATGGAGGGCATAAAGCCTGAGGTGGTGGACACATTGAGCCCACCACCTTCGGATGCAGGCTCGCCCTCCCAGAGCAGCCCCTTGTCCCTTGGCAGCAGGAGTGGTGGCAGTGGCAGTGACTCGGAGCCCGACAGCCCAGTCTTCGAGGACAGCCAG GTGAAGCCAGAGCAGCTGCCATCCCCCCAGAGCCGGGGCATGCTGGACCGCTCCCGCCTGGCCCTGTGTGCCCTcgtcttcctctgtctctcctgcaACCCTCTGGCCTCCCTGCTTGGCGGCTGGGGTCTCCCCGGCCCCTCAGATGCGACCAGCGTCCACCAGGGCTCTGGGCGCAGCatgctgggcgctgaggacagagGTAGGACAGGCCACCATGGATATCTTTGGCAGAGAG ATGGCCCTGGGTGGGCGCCGAGGCTGCTGCCCCCGCTGGTCTGGCTGACTAATGGGCTGCTGGTGCTGGTCTCCTTGGCACTTCTCTTTGTCTATGGAGAGCCGGTCACACGGCCGCACTCGGGCCCGGCCGTGCACTTCTGGAGGCACCGCAAGCAGGCTGACCTGGACCTGGCCAGG GGGGACTTCGCCCAGGCCGCCCAGCAGCTGTGGCTGGCCCTGCGCGCCCTGGGCCGGCCCCTGCCCACCTGCCACCTGGACCTGGCCTGCAGCCTGCTCTGGAACCTGATCCGCCTCCTGCTGCAGCGCCTCTGGGTGGGCCGCTGGCTGGCCAGCCGGGCAGGGGGCCTGCAGAGGGACTGCGCTCTGCGGGCCGATGCCCACACCAGTGCCCGGGACGCAGCCCTCGTCTACCACAAGCTGCACCAGCTTCACGCCACCG GGAAGTACGCGGGCGGGCACCTCACGGCTGCCCACCTGGCGCTGAGTGCGCTGAACCTGGCGGAGTGTGCAGGGGACGCCGTGTCGGTGGCCACGATGGCCGAGATCTACGCGGCCGCTGCTCTGATGGTCAAGACCAGTCTGCCACGGGCCTTCCGGTTTCTGATG CGCTGCTTCCTGAGCAGTGCCCGCCAGgcctgcctggcacagagtgggtCGGCGCCGCTCACCATGCAGTGGCTCTGCCACCCTGTGGGCCACCGTTTCTTTGTGGACGGGGACTGGACTGTGGGCAGCCCCCCGAGGGTCAGCCTGTACAGCTCGGCCGGGAACCCAG TGGACCCCTTGGCCCAGGTGACTCAGATATTCCGAGAACATCTCTTGGAGCAAGCACTGAATTGTGTGGCcaagcccagccccagccctgcctcgGCTGACGGGGACAG GGAGTTCTCGGATGCCCTCGGGTACCTGCAGCTGCTGAACAGCTGTTCTGAGGCTGCGGGGGCTCCGGCCTGCAGCTTCTCCGTCAGCTCCAGCACAGCCACCACCACTG GCACAGACCCCGTAGCCAAGTGGTGGGCCTCGCTGATGGCCGTGGTGACCCACTGGCTGCGGAGGGACGAGGAGGCCGCTGAACGGCTCTACCCGCTGGTGGAGCACCTCCCCCGCGCCCTGCAGGAGTCCGA GAGACCCTTGCCCAGGGCAGCTCTCCATGCCTTCAGGGCTGCCCGGGCCCTGCTGGGCCGTGGGAAGGCCGAGTCCGGCCCAGCCAGCCTGGCTGTCTGCGAGAAGGCCAGTGGGTACCTGCAGGACAGCCTGACCACCCCAGCTGGCAGCTCCATCGACAAG gCCGTGCAGTTGCTCCTCTGTGACCTGCTCCTCGTGGCACGCACGAGCCTGTGGCTACGGCAGCAGCCATCGGCACCAGCCCAAGCCGCGCAGAACTCCGGCAGTGGAGCCCAGGCCTCTGCCCTCGAGCTGCGGGGCTTCCAGCGGGACCTGAGTGGCCTGAGGCGTCTGGCCCAGAGCTTCCAGCCTGCCATGCGGAGG GTGTTCCTCCATGAGGCCACCGCCCGGTTGATGGCCGGGGCCAGCCCCACGCGGACGCAGCAACTCTTGGACCGCAGTCTAAGGAAGAGGGCTGGGCACTATGGcaaaggag GCGCCCTGGCCGAGCTGGAGTCACGCCCCACGCGGCGGGAGCACGCCGAGGCCCTGCTGCTGGCCTCCTGCTACCTGCCGCCCTGCTTCCTGTCGCTGCCCGGGCAGCGCGTGGGCATGCTGGCCGAGGCGGAGCGCATGCTCGAGAAGCTCGGGGACCGCCGGCTGCTGCACGACTGCCAGCAGATGCTCCTGCGCCTGGGCGGCGGGACCACCGTCACCAACAGCTAG
- the SREBF1 gene encoding sterol regulatory element-binding protein 1 isoform X6 codes for MDEPPFPEAALEQALAEPCELDVALLTDIEDMLQLINNQDSDFPGLFDPPYAGGGAGGTDPTSPEAGSPGSSLSLPRATLSSPLEGLLGAPKAVPPLLSPPQPAPTLKMYPSGPAFSPGPGIKEEPVPLTALRSPSPQPLPGALLPPGFPAPAAPQFSSAPVLAYPSPSGSLSTGSPPGSTPQPLPGPAGVPPLSLQTQVQSAASHQLLTATATTTVAPGTTTVTSQIQQVPVLLQPHFIKADSLLLTTVKTDLGAPVKAAGVGSLAPGTAVQTGPLQTLVSGGTILATVPLVVDTDKLPINRLVASGKAPGSSQSRGEKRTAHNAIEKRYRSSINDKIIELKDLVVGTEAKLNKSAVLRKAIDYIHFLQQSNQKLKQENSSLRSAAHKSKSPKDLVSACGSRGHSDVPMEGIKPEVVDTLSPPPSDAGSPSQSSPLSLGSRSGGSGSDSEPDSPVFEDSQVKPEQLPSPQSRGMLDRSRLALCALVFLCLSCNPLASLLGGWGLPGPSDATSVHQGSGRSMLGAEDRGRTGHHGYLWQRDGPGWAPRLLPPLVWLTNGLLVLVSLALLFVYGEPVTRPHSGPAVHFWRHRKQADLDLARGDFAQAAQQLWLALRALGRPLPTCHLDLACSLLWNLIRLLLQRLWVGRWLASRAGGLQRDCALRADAHTSARDAALVYHKLHQLHATGKYAGGHLTAAHLALSALNLAECAGDAVSVATMAEIYAAAALMVKTSLPRAFRFLMRCFLSSARQACLAQSGSAPLTMQWLCHPVGHRFFVDGDWTVGSPPRVSLYSSAGNPVDPLAQVTQIFREHLLEQALNCVAKPSPSPASADGDREFSDALGYLQLLNSCSEAAGAPACSFSVSSSTATTTGTDPVAKWWASLMAVVTHWLRRDEEAAERLYPLVEHLPRALQESERPLPRAALHAFRAARALLGRGKAESGPASLAVCEKASGYLQDSLTTPAGSSIDKAVQLLLCDLLLVARTSLWLRQQPSAPAQAAQNSGSGAQASALELRGFQRDLSGLRRLAQSFQPAMRRVFLHEATARLMAGASPTRTQQLLDRSLRKRAGHYGKGGALAELESRPTRREHAEALLLASCYLPPCFLSLPGQRVGMLAEAERMLEKLGDRRLLHDCQQMLLRLGGGTTVTNS; via the exons aCATGCTTCAGCTCATCAACAACCAAGACAGTGACTTCCCGGGGCTGTTCGACCCACCTTATGCTGGGGGTGGAGCAGGGGGCACTGACCCCACCAGTCCGGAAGCCGGCTCCCCGGGCAGCAGCCTGTCTTTACCTCGTGCCACTCTGAGCTCCCCGCTGGAAGGCCTTCTGGGGGCACCCAAGGCAGTACCCCCACTGTTGTCCCCTCCCCAGCCTGCGCCCACATTGAAGATGTACCCATCTGGGCCTGCCTTCTCCCCTGGACCTGGTATCAAGGAAGAGCCCGTGCCACTGACCGCCTTGCGGTCCCCCAGCCCGCAGCCCCTGCCGGGGGCCCTCCTGCCCCCGGGCTTCCCTGCGCCAGCCGCCCCGCAGTTTAGCTCTGCCCCCGTGTTGGCCTATCCCAGCCCTTCTGGAAGCCTTTCCACAG GGTCCCCTCCAGGGAGCACCCCACAGCCGCTGCCTGGCCCGGCAGGGGTCCCGCCCCTCTCCTTGCAGACCCAGGTTCAGAGTGCAGCCTCCCATCAACTGCTGAcagccaccgccaccaccacagTGGCCCCTGGAACGACCACTGTGACCTCGCAGATCCAGCAGGTCCCG GTCCTGCTGCAGCCTCACTTCATCAAAGCCGACTCGCTGCTCCTGACAACCGTGAAGACAGACTTGGGGGCCCCGGTGAAGGCGGCGGGGGTCGGCTCCCTGGCCCCTGGCACAGCTGTGCAGACTGGGCCCTTGCAG ACCCTGGTGAGCGGCGGAACCATCCTGGCGACCGTGCCGTTGGTAGTGGACACCGACAAGCTGCCCATCAATCGCCTGGTGGCCAGTGGAAAGGCCCCGGGCTCGTCCCAGAGCCGTGGCGAGAAGCGCACAGCCCACAATGCCATTGAGAAGCGCTATCGCTCCTCCATCAACGACAAGATCATCGAGCTCAAGGACCTGGTGGTGGGCACGGAGGCGAAG CTGAATAAATCTGCTGTCCTGCGCAAGGCCATCGACTACATCCACTTTCTGCAACAGAGTAACCAGAAACTCAAGCAGGAGAACTCGAGTCTGCGCAGTGCTGCCCACAAGAGCA AATCTCCGAAGGACCTGGTGTCAGCTTGTGGCAGTAGAGGACACTCGGACGTGCCCATGGAGGGCATAAAGCCTGAGGTGGTGGACACATTGAGCCCACCACCTTCGGATGCAGGCTCGCCCTCCCAGAGCAGCCCCTTGTCCCTTGGCAGCAGGAGTGGTGGCAGTGGCAGTGACTCGGAGCCCGACAGCCCAGTCTTCGAGGACAGCCAG GTGAAGCCAGAGCAGCTGCCATCCCCCCAGAGCCGGGGCATGCTGGACCGCTCCCGCCTGGCCCTGTGTGCCCTcgtcttcctctgtctctcctgcaACCCTCTGGCCTCCCTGCTTGGCGGCTGGGGTCTCCCCGGCCCCTCAGATGCGACCAGCGTCCACCAGGGCTCTGGGCGCAGCatgctgggcgctgaggacagagGTAGGACAGGCCACCATGGATATCTTTGGCAGAGAG ATGGCCCTGGGTGGGCGCCGAGGCTGCTGCCCCCGCTGGTCTGGCTGACTAATGGGCTGCTGGTGCTGGTCTCCTTGGCACTTCTCTTTGTCTATGGAGAGCCGGTCACACGGCCGCACTCGGGCCCGGCCGTGCACTTCTGGAGGCACCGCAAGCAGGCTGACCTGGACCTGGCCAGG GGGGACTTCGCCCAGGCCGCCCAGCAGCTGTGGCTGGCCCTGCGCGCCCTGGGCCGGCCCCTGCCCACCTGCCACCTGGACCTGGCCTGCAGCCTGCTCTGGAACCTGATCCGCCTCCTGCTGCAGCGCCTCTGGGTGGGCCGCTGGCTGGCCAGCCGGGCAGGGGGCCTGCAGAGGGACTGCGCTCTGCGGGCCGATGCCCACACCAGTGCCCGGGACGCAGCCCTCGTCTACCACAAGCTGCACCAGCTTCACGCCACCG GGAAGTACGCGGGCGGGCACCTCACGGCTGCCCACCTGGCGCTGAGTGCGCTGAACCTGGCGGAGTGTGCAGGGGACGCCGTGTCGGTGGCCACGATGGCCGAGATCTACGCGGCCGCTGCTCTGATGGTCAAGACCAGTCTGCCACGGGCCTTCCGGTTTCTGATG CGCTGCTTCCTGAGCAGTGCCCGCCAGgcctgcctggcacagagtgggtCGGCGCCGCTCACCATGCAGTGGCTCTGCCACCCTGTGGGCCACCGTTTCTTTGTGGACGGGGACTGGACTGTGGGCAGCCCCCCGAGGGTCAGCCTGTACAGCTCGGCCGGGAACCCAG TGGACCCCTTGGCCCAGGTGACTCAGATATTCCGAGAACATCTCTTGGAGCAAGCACTGAATTGTGTGGCcaagcccagccccagccctgcctcgGCTGACGGGGACAG GGAGTTCTCGGATGCCCTCGGGTACCTGCAGCTGCTGAACAGCTGTTCTGAGGCTGCGGGGGCTCCGGCCTGCAGCTTCTCCGTCAGCTCCAGCACAGCCACCACCACTG GCACAGACCCCGTAGCCAAGTGGTGGGCCTCGCTGATGGCCGTGGTGACCCACTGGCTGCGGAGGGACGAGGAGGCCGCTGAACGGCTCTACCCGCTGGTGGAGCACCTCCCCCGCGCCCTGCAGGAGTCCGA GAGACCCTTGCCCAGGGCAGCTCTCCATGCCTTCAGGGCTGCCCGGGCCCTGCTGGGCCGTGGGAAGGCCGAGTCCGGCCCAGCCAGCCTGGCTGTCTGCGAGAAGGCCAGTGGGTACCTGCAGGACAGCCTGACCACCCCAGCTGGCAGCTCCATCGACAAG gCCGTGCAGTTGCTCCTCTGTGACCTGCTCCTCGTGGCACGCACGAGCCTGTGGCTACGGCAGCAGCCATCGGCACCAGCCCAAGCCGCGCAGAACTCCGGCAGTGGAGCCCAGGCCTCTGCCCTCGAGCTGCGGGGCTTCCAGCGGGACCTGAGTGGCCTGAGGCGTCTGGCCCAGAGCTTCCAGCCTGCCATGCGGAGG GTGTTCCTCCATGAGGCCACCGCCCGGTTGATGGCCGGGGCCAGCCCCACGCGGACGCAGCAACTCTTGGACCGCAGTCTAAGGAAGAGGGCTGGGCACTATGGcaaaggag GCGCCCTGGCCGAGCTGGAGTCACGCCCCACGCGGCGGGAGCACGCCGAGGCCCTGCTGCTGGCCTCCTGCTACCTGCCGCCCTGCTTCCTGTCGCTGCCCGGGCAGCGCGTGGGCATGCTGGCCGAGGCGGAGCGCATGCTCGAGAAGCTCGGGGACCGCCGGCTGCTGCACGACTGCCAGCAGATGCTCCTGCGCCTGGGCGGCGGGACCACCGTCACCAACAGCTAG
- the SREBF1 gene encoding sterol regulatory element-binding protein 1 isoform X3: MDEPPFPEAALEQALAEPCELDVALLTDIEDMLQLINNQDSDFPGLFDPPYAGGGAGGTDPTSPEAGSPGSSLSLPRATLSSPLEGLLGAPKAVPPLLSPPQPAPTLKMYPSGPAFSPGPGIKEEPVPLTALRSPSPQPLPGALLPPGFPAPAAPQFSSAPVLAYPSPSGSLSTGSPPGSTPQPLPGPAGVPPLSLQTQVQSAASHQLLTATATTTVAPGTTTVTSQIQQVPVLLQPHFIKADSLLLTTVKTDLGAPVKAAGVGSLAPGTAVQTGPLQTLVSGGTILATVPLVVDTDKLPINRLVASGKAPGSSQSRGEKRTAHNAIEKRYRSSINDKIIELKDLVVGTEAKLNKSAVLRKAIDYIHFLQQSNQKLKQENSSLRSAAHKSKSPKDLVSACGSRGHSDVPMEGIKPEVVDTLSPPPSDAGSPSQSSPLSLGSRSGGSGSDSEPDSPVFEDSQVKPEQLPSPQSRGMLDRSRLALCALVFLCLSCNPLASLLGGWGLPGPSDATSVHQGSGRSMLGAEDRDGPGWAPRLLPPLVWLTNGLLVLVSLALLFVYGEPVTRPHSGPAVHFWRHRKQADLDLARGDFAQAAQQLWLALRALGRPLPTCHLDLACSLLWNLIRLLLQRLWVGRWLASRAGGLQRDCALRADAHTSARDAALVYHKLHQLHATGKYAGGHLTAAHLALSALNLAECAGDAVSVATMAEIYAAAALMVKTSLPRAFRFLMRCFLSSARQACLAQSGSAPLTMQWLCHPVGHRFFVDGDWTVGSPPRVSLYSSAGNPVDPLAQVTQIFREHLLEQALNCVAKPSPSPASADGDREFSDALGYLQLLNSCSEAAGAPACSFSVSSSTATTTGTDPVAKWWASLMAVVTHWLRRDEEAAERLYPLVEHLPRALQESERPLPRAALHAFRAARALLGRGKAESGPASLAVCEKASGYLQDSLTTPAGSSIDKAVQLLLCDLLLVARTSLWLRQQPSAPAQAAQNSGSGAQASALELRGFQRDLSGLRRLAQSFQPAMRRVFLHEATARLMAGASPTRTQQLLDRSLRKRAGHYGKGGALAELESRPTRREHAEALLLASCYLPPCFLSLPGQRVGMLAEAERMLEKLGDRRLLHDCQQMLLRLGGGTTVTNS, from the exons aCATGCTTCAGCTCATCAACAACCAAGACAGTGACTTCCCGGGGCTGTTCGACCCACCTTATGCTGGGGGTGGAGCAGGGGGCACTGACCCCACCAGTCCGGAAGCCGGCTCCCCGGGCAGCAGCCTGTCTTTACCTCGTGCCACTCTGAGCTCCCCGCTGGAAGGCCTTCTGGGGGCACCCAAGGCAGTACCCCCACTGTTGTCCCCTCCCCAGCCTGCGCCCACATTGAAGATGTACCCATCTGGGCCTGCCTTCTCCCCTGGACCTGGTATCAAGGAAGAGCCCGTGCCACTGACCGCCTTGCGGTCCCCCAGCCCGCAGCCCCTGCCGGGGGCCCTCCTGCCCCCGGGCTTCCCTGCGCCAGCCGCCCCGCAGTTTAGCTCTGCCCCCGTGTTGGCCTATCCCAGCCCTTCTGGAAGCCTTTCCACAG GGTCCCCTCCAGGGAGCACCCCACAGCCGCTGCCTGGCCCGGCAGGGGTCCCGCCCCTCTCCTTGCAGACCCAGGTTCAGAGTGCAGCCTCCCATCAACTGCTGAcagccaccgccaccaccacagTGGCCCCTGGAACGACCACTGTGACCTCGCAGATCCAGCAGGTCCCG GTCCTGCTGCAGCCTCACTTCATCAAAGCCGACTCGCTGCTCCTGACAACCGTGAAGACAGACTTGGGGGCCCCGGTGAAGGCGGCGGGGGTCGGCTCCCTGGCCCCTGGCACAGCTGTGCAGACTGGGCCCTTGCAG ACCCTGGTGAGCGGCGGAACCATCCTGGCGACCGTGCCGTTGGTAGTGGACACCGACAAGCTGCCCATCAATCGCCTGGTGGCCAGTGGAAAGGCCCCGGGCTCGTCCCAGAGCCGTGGCGAGAAGCGCACAGCCCACAATGCCATTGAGAAGCGCTATCGCTCCTCCATCAACGACAAGATCATCGAGCTCAAGGACCTGGTGGTGGGCACGGAGGCGAAG CTGAATAAATCTGCTGTCCTGCGCAAGGCCATCGACTACATCCACTTTCTGCAACAGAGTAACCAGAAACTCAAGCAGGAGAACTCGAGTCTGCGCAGTGCTGCCCACAAGAGCA AATCTCCGAAGGACCTGGTGTCAGCTTGTGGCAGTAGAGGACACTCGGACGTGCCCATGGAGGGCATAAAGCCTGAGGTGGTGGACACATTGAGCCCACCACCTTCGGATGCAGGCTCGCCCTCCCAGAGCAGCCCCTTGTCCCTTGGCAGCAGGAGTGGTGGCAGTGGCAGTGACTCGGAGCCCGACAGCCCAGTCTTCGAGGACAGCCAG GTGAAGCCAGAGCAGCTGCCATCCCCCCAGAGCCGGGGCATGCTGGACCGCTCCCGCCTGGCCCTGTGTGCCCTcgtcttcctctgtctctcctgcaACCCTCTGGCCTCCCTGCTTGGCGGCTGGGGTCTCCCCGGCCCCTCAGATGCGACCAGCGTCCACCAGGGCTCTGGGCGCAGCatgctgggcgctgaggacagag ATGGCCCTGGGTGGGCGCCGAGGCTGCTGCCCCCGCTGGTCTGGCTGACTAATGGGCTGCTGGTGCTGGTCTCCTTGGCACTTCTCTTTGTCTATGGAGAGCCGGTCACACGGCCGCACTCGGGCCCGGCCGTGCACTTCTGGAGGCACCGCAAGCAGGCTGACCTGGACCTGGCCAGG GGGGACTTCGCCCAGGCCGCCCAGCAGCTGTGGCTGGCCCTGCGCGCCCTGGGCCGGCCCCTGCCCACCTGCCACCTGGACCTGGCCTGCAGCCTGCTCTGGAACCTGATCCGCCTCCTGCTGCAGCGCCTCTGGGTGGGCCGCTGGCTGGCCAGCCGGGCAGGGGGCCTGCAGAGGGACTGCGCTCTGCGGGCCGATGCCCACACCAGTGCCCGGGACGCAGCCCTCGTCTACCACAAGCTGCACCAGCTTCACGCCACCG GGAAGTACGCGGGCGGGCACCTCACGGCTGCCCACCTGGCGCTGAGTGCGCTGAACCTGGCGGAGTGTGCAGGGGACGCCGTGTCGGTGGCCACGATGGCCGAGATCTACGCGGCCGCTGCTCTGATGGTCAAGACCAGTCTGCCACGGGCCTTCCGGTTTCTGATG CGCTGCTTCCTGAGCAGTGCCCGCCAGgcctgcctggcacagagtgggtCGGCGCCGCTCACCATGCAGTGGCTCTGCCACCCTGTGGGCCACCGTTTCTTTGTGGACGGGGACTGGACTGTGGGCAGCCCCCCGAGGGTCAGCCTGTACAGCTCGGCCGGGAACCCAG TGGACCCCTTGGCCCAGGTGACTCAGATATTCCGAGAACATCTCTTGGAGCAAGCACTGAATTGTGTGGCcaagcccagccccagccctgcctcgGCTGACGGGGACAG GGAGTTCTCGGATGCCCTCGGGTACCTGCAGCTGCTGAACAGCTGTTCTGAGGCTGCGGGGGCTCCGGCCTGCAGCTTCTCCGTCAGCTCCAGCACAGCCACCACCACTG GCACAGACCCCGTAGCCAAGTGGTGGGCCTCGCTGATGGCCGTGGTGACCCACTGGCTGCGGAGGGACGAGGAGGCCGCTGAACGGCTCTACCCGCTGGTGGAGCACCTCCCCCGCGCCCTGCAGGAGTCCGA GAGACCCTTGCCCAGGGCAGCTCTCCATGCCTTCAGGGCTGCCCGGGCCCTGCTGGGCCGTGGGAAGGCCGAGTCCGGCCCAGCCAGCCTGGCTGTCTGCGAGAAGGCCAGTGGGTACCTGCAGGACAGCCTGACCACCCCAGCTGGCAGCTCCATCGACAAG gCCGTGCAGTTGCTCCTCTGTGACCTGCTCCTCGTGGCACGCACGAGCCTGTGGCTACGGCAGCAGCCATCGGCACCAGCCCAAGCCGCGCAGAACTCCGGCAGTGGAGCCCAGGCCTCTGCCCTCGAGCTGCGGGGCTTCCAGCGGGACCTGAGTGGCCTGAGGCGTCTGGCCCAGAGCTTCCAGCCTGCCATGCGGAGG GTGTTCCTCCATGAGGCCACCGCCCGGTTGATGGCCGGGGCCAGCCCCACGCGGACGCAGCAACTCTTGGACCGCAGTCTAAGGAAGAGGGCTGGGCACTATGGcaaaggag GCGCCCTGGCCGAGCTGGAGTCACGCCCCACGCGGCGGGAGCACGCCGAGGCCCTGCTGCTGGCCTCCTGCTACCTGCCGCCCTGCTTCCTGTCGCTGCCCGGGCAGCGCGTGGGCATGCTGGCCGAGGCGGAGCGCATGCTCGAGAAGCTCGGGGACCGCCGGCTGCTGCACGACTGCCAGCAGATGCTCCTGCGCCTGGGCGGCGGGACCACCGTCACCAACAGCTAG